AGTAAAACAATATATGGCAGTATGGTGCAATCAGgtaaactatacagctagcATACAAACAATATATGGCAGTATGGTGCAATCCAgtaaactatacagctagcATACAAACAATATATGGCAGTATGGTGCAATCCAgtaaactatacagctagcATACAAACAGTATATGGCAGTATGGTGCAATCCAgtaaactatacagctagcATACAAACAATATATGGCAGTATGGTGCAATCCAgtaaactatacagctagcATACAAACAATATATGGCAGTATGGTGCAATCCAgtaaactatacagctagcATACAAACAGTATATGGCAGTATGGTGCAATCAGgtaaactatacagctagcATACAAACAATATATGGCAGTATGGTGCAGTCAGgtaaactatacagctagcATACAAACAATATATGGCAGTATGGTGCAATCCAgtaaactatacagctagcATACAAACAGTATATGGCAGTATGGTGCAATCAGgtaaactatacagctagcATACAAACAATATATGGCAGTATGGTGCAGTCAGgtaaactatacagctagcATACAAACAATATATGGCAGTATGGTGCAATCAGgtaaactatacagctagcATACAAACAATATATGGCAGTATGGTGCAATCAAgtaaactatacagctagcATACAAACAATATATGGCAGTATGGTGCAATCCAgtaaactatacagctagcATACAAACAATATATGGCAGTATGGTGCAGTCAGgtaaactatacagctagcATACAAACAATATATGGCAGTATGGTGCAATCAGgtaaactatacagctagcATACAAACAATATATGGCAGTATGGTGCAATCCAgtaaactatacagctagcATACAAACAATATATGGCAGTCTGGTGCAATCAGgtaaactatacagctagcATACAAAAGGCCGTGATAGTAAAACAATATATGGCAGTCTGGTGCAATCAGgtaaactatacagctagcATACAAACAATATATGGCAGTATGGTGCAATCAAgtaaactatacagctagcATACAAAAGGCCGTGATAGTAAAACAATATATGGCAGTATGGTGCAATCAAgtaaactatacagctagcATACAAAAGGCCGTGATAGTAAAACAATATATGGCAGTATGGTGCAATCAAgtaaactatacagctagcATACAAACAATATATGGCAGTATGGTGCAATCAGGTAAAGTATACAGCTAGCATACAAACAATATATGGCAGTCTGGTGCAATCAAgtaaactatacagctagcATACAAACAATATATGGCAGTATGGTGCAATCCAgtaaactatacagctagcATACAAACAATATATGGCAGTATGGTGCAATCCAgtaaactatacagctagcATACAAACAATATATGGCAGTATGGTGCAATCCAgtaaactatacagctagcATACAAACAATATATGGCAGTATGGTGCAATCCAgtaaactatacagctagcATACAAACAATATATGGCAGTATGGTGCAATCAAgtaaactatacagctagcATACAAACAATATATGGCAGTATGGTGCAATCAAgtaaactatacagctagcATACAAACAATATATGGCAGTATGGTGCAATCCAgtaaactatacagctagcATACAAACAATATATGGCAGTATGGTGCAATCCAgtaaactatacagctagcATACAAAAAAGGAACACACGAGCACAGCacttacaaaccaaccaactgTAACCTGTCTCATTTCGATGGAAAAGCCTGTCAGCAGTTAGATGTGAATATCAAATCGATCGCATCACCCaagaattcttttcttttttcatggCATTGGCAACACTCGGTGACTAGAAGAGAGTTACCTGTCTTCATCGACAGAAAGTTCTCTAAGTAAACTTAAGTGATCCAAATCCACAAAGCTTTGGTGTTTGTGTAATACTTCGTTacctgaataaaaaaacaagtcgcgtaaggcgaaaatacaatatttagtcaagtagctgtcgaactcacagaatgaaactgaacgcaatgccatttttcagcaagaccgtatactcgtagcatcgtcagtccaccgctcatggcaaaggcagtgaaattgacaagaagagcggggtagtagttgcgctaagaaggatagcacgcttttctgtacctctctttgttttaactttctgagcgtgtttttaatccaaacatatcatatctatatgtttttggaatcaggaaccgacaaggaataagatgaaagtgtttttaaattgatttcgacaatttaattttgataataatttttatatatttaattttcagagcttgtttttaatccaaatataacatatttatatgtttttgaaatcagaaaatgatggagaataagatgaacgtaaatttggatcgttttataaatttttattttttttttacaattttccgatttttaatgaccaaagtcattaattaatttttaagccaccaagctgaaatgcaataccgaagtccgggctttgtcgaagattacttgaccaaaatttcaaccaatttggctgaaaaatgagggcgtgacagtgccgcctcaactttcacgaaaagccggatatgacgtcatcaaagacatttatcaaaaaaatgaaaaaaacattcggggatttcatacccaggaactctcatgtcaaatttcataaagatcggtccagtagtttagtctgaatcgctctacacacacacacacacacacacacacacacacacacacacacacacacacacacacacacacacacacacacacacacacacacatacaccacgaccctcgtttcgattccccctcgatgttaaaatatttagtcaaaacttgactaaatataaaaaggttaTTGAAACGAAGGCCAATTCGAACTTCCAGGGACACAAACCCACACAGAAACAAATCCACATACAAACCCACAAAGAAACCAAtctacatacaaacacactaaGACAGTCTGAAAGCTTAGACCTTAGACAACACTTTCCAAAGCACACGACTGTTTCATTTTGCAATTAAACTAATGCGAGCAAAAATAGATACTACCTCTTTAAGTTCTGACACATTGCACGCACCGCGTTCAGATAATCTCGAGACACGTGCTGGTTCTGTGGTTCTATCTGACGTTTCATTGGCTAGAGGACCGTCCTGATTCTTCTACTCACCCCTATATTAACTGGCCGCTTCACCACAGACATTAAAACATCGGTCATCCAGGTCAGTGGTGGACATAGACACAAACCTGGACATTTCATCCCGTCAACCTGCAGACTGCAAACCCGCTCGGTGTCACCAACAGGTCTCTACGTTCCGAGCCAGCTCGGTGTCACCAACAGGTCTCTACGTTCCGAGCCAGCTCGGTGTCACCAACAGGTCTCTACGTTCCGAGCCAGCTCGGTGTCACCAACAGGTCTCTACGTTCCGAGCCAGCTCGGTGTCACCAACAGGTCTCTACGTTCCGAGCCAGCTCGGTGTCACCAACAGGTCTCTACGTTCCGAGCCAGCTAGGTGTCACCAACACGTCTCTACGTTCCGAGACATCTCGGTGTCACCAACCGGTCTCTACGTTCCGAGCCAGCTCGGTGTCACCAACAGGTCTCTACGTTCCGAGCCAGCTCGGTGTCACCAACAGGTCTCTACGGTCCGAGCCAGCTCGGTGTCACCAACAGGTCTCTACGTTCCGAGCCAGCTCGGTGTCATCAACAGGTCTCTACGTTCCGAGCCAGCTCGGTGTAACCAACAGGCCTCTACGTTCCGAGCCAGCTCGGTGTCACCAACAGGTCTCTACGGTCCGAGCCAGCTCGGTGTCACCAACAGGTCTCTACGTTCCGAGCCATCTGACTGACTGTCATGGGGACACTCCTGTTCACACTGCTGCTGACTGCTCTTGTCTCTGGTAAGCTGTTTTCTaatgtatttgtttattttgttattaTGTCTGGGTGttttctgttctctctctctctctctctctctctctctctctctctctctctctctctctctctctctctctctctctctctctctcttttttatatttagtcaagttttgactaaatattttaacatcgagggggaatcgaaacgagggtcgtggtgtatgtgcgtgtgtctgtctgtctgtctgtctgtctgtgtgtgtgtgtagagcgattcagactaaactactggaccgatctttatgaaatttgacatgagagttcctgggtatgaaatccccgaacattttttcatttttttgataaatgtctttgatgacgtcatatccggcttttcgtgaaagttgaggcggcactgtcacgccctcatttttcaaccaaattggttgaaattttggtcaagtaatcttcgacgaagcccggacttcggtattgcatttcagtgtggtggcttaaaaattaattaatgactttggtcattaaaaatctgaaaattgtaaaaaaaaataaaaatttataaaacgatccaaatttacgttgatcttattctccatcatttgctgattccaaaaacatataaatatgttataattggattaaaatcaagctctgaaaattaaatatataaaaattattatcaatttttttgttgtcgaaatcaatttaaaaacactttcatcttattccttgtcggttcctgattctaaaaacatatagatatgatatgtttggattaaaaacacgctcagaaagttaaaacgaagagaggtacagaaaagcgtgctatccttctcagcgcaacgaataccccgctcttcttgtcaattccacgggcactgcctttgccacgggcggtggagtgacgatgctacgagtatacggtcttgctgcgttgcgttgcgttcagtttcattctgtgagttcgacagctacttgactaaatattgtattttcgccttacgcgacttgtttgtttttgtcgggAAGAACACAAAAAGTTACCCTTAACAGTTCGAGCTCTGAAGCAATGCCAATTTTATATGGGGTCCCACAAGGCTCGGTCCTCGGacctttattattttctgtctacATCAATGACTTACCATTACACATATCCTCTGGACAGTGTGATATGCTAGCTGATGATACTACTATTCATACCTCAGGTGATGATATTACTTCGGTAGTCGACACGCTTCAGAAGTGTGTCGATGATGCTGTAGAATGGACGCATTTAAACCACATGTCTctcaatccaaaaacaaaacaaagtataTGCTAATTACTACGCGTCAAAAACGACAAGTCAGGTCGGAACCAAAGAAGTGCATTTCTGTTGATAGTCAGCTGATAAACGAGGTTAGTGAACACAACATTTTGGGTGTAACTATTGACAACAATCTAACATGGGGCCCTCATGTAAGTAACTTATGTAAATCTACAGCAAAAAAAGTTCATCAGTCTGCAAAGATTAAACATTTTCTAAATTTTGATGCGCGCAGAACATTTTTTCAAGCGCATGTGCAGTCTGGAATAGACTATGCATCAACCCTTTGGGATTCTGCAAGTGATGCAGCTTTAAGACCCCTAAAATCTTTGCACAGACGCGGAgtaaaagttgttctgctgaaaaacagcaccctctctaatcatgactacaaaaaagctgaaattcttccactttcatccagactagcgtttaacaaggcaaggtttatgcataaaatagttcttggacatgtaccagactatttaactaaaagaatattattaactgagacttcatcaagccgcacgaagaaactaaatgttcccctccctagaattgacttgtataaaactagtctggcatacTCAGGTCCATTTCTGTGGAATGTTTTACCAGTTTCTCTcagacagccactttctgttgccagttttagaagacatacgtttttgtatatgctttcatcgtcgCGTGGCACTTAATGCCGCGATCaggtactgctgtttgataagtacatgaagatcTACTAGTGTAATCATTtcagttaatttttttttctttctctctctctgtttacgttgttctcttcatggattttgcacatacattatgattatgtgtacaatgtgtacatgtgtgtgtgtgtgtgtgtgtgtgtgtgtgtatgtgtgtgtgtgtgtgtatggtgtgtgtgcgtgcgtgtgtgtgcgtgtgcgtctgtgtgtgcgtgtatgtctgtatatgcatgtgtgtctgtgtgtgtctgtgtgcatgtgaccgtgtgtgtcaaagtgtgtgttttaatgtataccattaccaatgaccataTTGGCATGTATGccatgaacatttttttttctttttgtctgatttaataaccatgtttttatgtttttgttttgcttcttcttctgctttaatattatgcactgcttagttaattccctcttgggcgagggctggatgaaaaaagatctttgctgtatctactccattaccctcgaaaaataaagttggttcgttcgttcgttcgttcgttctctctccctctctctttctctctctcgctctctctctctctctctctatctctctctctctctctctctctctctctctctctctccctctgtctcgctctctctctctttctctccctctgtctcgctctctctcactctctctctctctcgctctctctccctctctctctctctttctttctctctttcgctctcactctctctctttctctctctctctctttctctctctctcgctctctctcgctctctctctgtctgtctgtctctctttctctctctctctctctctctctctctctctctctccccttctctctctccctgtcggtcggtcggtcggtcagtCACACAGTTAcactgtctgtcggtctgtttgtctgtctgtatgtctgtctgtctatctgtctgtctggctgtcactttctctctctctctttctctttcatctTTGTGTTACCCTgtcagcccccctcccccctctttccaccgtccctctctctctatctcttcctcctgctctctctcgcatgaagaacaaagacagaccggcggacacacacacacacacacacacacacacacacacacacacacacacacacacacacacacacacacacacgcacagagcgTGTCCACACCCTTTACAAAATAAAGGTCGAAGCTGACAGTGACAATACATTTCTACTTAATCGTAATAAAGCTTACGTACAAGGGCGGCACACTCCGAAGTCTGAGCTCTCCTTCTTTCATCcatcaattaaaaacaaacatgtttTATGTTATCTGTTATCTGCAGTCAGGCCCCGTATataagttatatatatatatatagctattctgatggacacgtggggggattcgggggctgtgattggatggtctcacacatcccttttccgatcatcaaagcataacgctacgaaagttggccatttttgccgatatccaaacgatatcggcaataacaaagacgcatggttccggtttcttccacgtgtataaagtacacgcatacctcgccaggcttgtgtctgtgactagtcgacagacggtgccatttgctttgtgtgtgtttttgttgttgcttactgtacatgacatacattacgtgtaaaatccagttctgtaactggcagcaaaccttgcaaatttccagaagctgcaatctgaagcgacctatctctgatttttgcagacgatctctccaatcaccaatgtttaacacaaaatcagcaaactctcctgtcacatagaacgtccattgtgtagtgcaatgttgaaatgaagttaccggtctgaaacatttcgtcgtttcttctgagacaatccttgttctcttatcatctacagatttaccgcagtcttcaccacgcgaattcccaacagaagtcagactttcgaacatacaatctacgtaggcaagcatgatacgtcataacgtcatatgattcctaagatattgacgtaatgctaagcatccggttatcttgagttttctccgtaatacatgtccgtgggtttttcaatgttcggttatttccgtggcttcatgcagaaagggaaccgtcgtctgcaatcaatgacatggaccattctggtccttgttgctgacaaaaacatgattttaacacagaatttaatgtcagaatagctatataaacgccattgtgttttcatcgtagcaatagggtccgatatttagactcgaacaagtataatgcgactcgtcttcgactcgtcggcattatacttgtctcgtctaaatatcgggccctattgctacgctgaaaacacaatagctgttaatatatatatatatatatatatatatatatatatatatatatatatatatatatatatatatatatatatatatatatatatatattaaaccCGAGTTGGTTAAATACAATGGTGACGTAATAGGCCTTGACAGCTAAAAAGAAAAGCTGTAAAACAGGACATGCACACACTTTTGCACTGCttaaagggacataactctcTGGATGTTGCTTGTCACATGTAGGCATAATTTGACTGAAGGTTTGAATATGTCTTTGAGTGACTTGTTTCATCTCTTTGTTTTGTTGACCTTCTCTGATTGATCCCTGACAACTGTAGCGTGTCATGAACcaagtttgttttcattttctccatcattcttcttcttcatcttgtcgatcacacttaTACTGTcagcccggtgtaacacgaaatttttactccacgaaaaatttactccggagtaaaaatttcgtacgaaattcttactccgagtacatttttcgtacgagaaaagaactccccaaagcacgaaaaaatgactccctccacgaaatttttactccccatatTTTTTACTTCCAGAAAAAATCTCGTAGGCGAAAATGGGATACGGgcaaagggataatgccaatatgtgatctcgcgcaaacgaatgtcgcgctaccctccctccaccccttccaccaccaagactaacaggggacaagggagtaaaaatttcgtacacctggcatgggaagttaaattgctcgtgttagggtgaagtaatttattcgttatttattcgtcaggggagtaacgtttttgtacgaaatgtttactcgaaACTCatctgtcgtggggagtaattttcttgtgtaatgggggagtacttttttttcgtaaagggagtaacattgtcgtacgaaatttttactccggagtgaAAATCTCGTTGGAGTAATTtgctcgtgttacaccggacagcgagacgaatgatgccgtcttctccAAGTCTTCCTTTCTGCCGTACAGGTTGCAGTGAAGGGGGAATGGTTCTCCATCATTCAAATGCTATGGGGTGGGGTATGCAGCACCCGGGTAGATATAATAAACATGGCGTCGATCTCCTTCCAGAGTCCAGCTGCGTCCAGTGGTCAAGCTCAGCGCTGAAAGAGGATGCTGCTGTTTACACCTGTGACAACTCTGACCTCACTCTGTCCTGGGATGTGTCCAAGACAACAGGGGAGACCATCGTTGACGTCCAGTGGTTCTACGAAGGGAGATCACAAGAGATGATCGCCATTTTGTCCCACGGACATCTGAACGTCATGCCGTCTTTCTCTGGTCGTGTGGAGCTGACAGCCAATGCGGGGATAGTCATACATCACGTGACAACAGGGGAAAAGGGAAACTACTCTGTGGAAGTCAATGCACAGGACAAGAACGGTGGCTATGTCACACTGCGAAGGAAGGCGTCGGTGCTTGTTGGAGGTGAGGAAATAGAAACAAGCGAACAATCGAACACACAAactatcttttttcttttttttaatgtttttgtttggaAAAAGCTTATCGTCACAGTTTGTCTAACATTCACAAATGATTAAAACTTTCAATCTGGAGTCTTGTAATTGTCACTGACACGTGTAGAATGTCCCCAGTAGAAAAATGATATCTAAAATGATGTCTGTTCTCACCTGACATTAAACTATAAATAATCGCAACTTCTTCTTATGAAGGTAGCCTTGCACATTATGTACAGGTATAGTTCATCAATAATGATACATTATTAGAAACACAGTTTCAACTTTTTCGTTTACCAAATGACAATGTTCCATTTTTTTCATGTAAAACAAGTATTTCGTAAAAATCTCAATATAATATTGTTGACTACACTTGGCAGACGGCCTGATGACAACAGACGGTCATCTGCACGCGTCCCAGATGGCGGTGGCTGTGTTCAGTAACTTCACACAACAATGGCACGTGGCGCTCGCCTGTGGTACATTCACCTACCATGACACCCCGCCCTTCACCGTGGAGTGGACCGTGAGTTTTCTGTTTACAGCCGACTTATCTTTTACGGGTTTATGTTAACATATTTCTTTAGCAGGACGTGTGATATATTCTTCGTTAAGAAAagtgatatttttgtatgtttgttgatgttgttcTGATTTTTCAGGTAAGTTGTTTGGACGTTtaataaaaagacaaaacaaaacatttaccCGTACTTATAATCCGACAGTAAACAGAAAAAGCGCCGTGTCTTCGtctgcactctcactcaagTAACACCGACCCACACTGCATTATGACCTTTGTTTAGTCACTAACTAACTTGGAGGATAGTTCTCTGATATTGCACGAGGGTCCCAAAGCtgccaaccaagtcccaccttATACTTAACACAAAAACGTTTAACATCTGGACCCAAAGCGTGTATAAAAAATATATTATATCTACCCTCAGACGCCCTCCGGTCAGTCCGTGTCCAGCTCCCAGTACAAGGAGGGACAGTTCCTGCTGCTGCTGGACAACCCTGTGTCGGGAGGGTCCTACTCCTGTCACGTTCCTCACAGCTCCGCGTCTGTCGCCTGTCTCCTTGGCGACAGTACTGACGTCAGCTCCACTATCGTCGTTGATGACGTCAAGTCTCGTCTGACGTTGCTGGAGACGGAGAACCAGCAACTGAAAGGATCGGTGATGGAGCTGAAGGCAGAGAACGGACAACTGAAGGGGCATCTCGTTGACGTCTCCAATGAAGTAACGGGACTAAAGGCAAAAGACAAACAACTGGAAGATCATCTCGGTAAACAAGGAAACCAGACCAACGACCGTATCAACAATGTTGCAAACCAGACCAACGACCGTATCAACAATGTTGCAAACCAGACCAACGACCACATCAACTATGTTACAAACCAGACCACCGCGCGCATAGACAGCGTGTCAAGTCTACTCAGTCAACACCTGCACGGTACGTTCAGTGTTACTCGGAACACCTTCACTCTGCCTGCTTCATTGACTGttcttgtgtgtatgtttgtttgtttgtgtgtgtgtgtgtgtgtgtgtgtgtgtgtgtgtgtgtgtgtttgtgtgtgtgcgtgtatgtgtgtgtgtgtgtgtgtgtgtttgtgtgtgtgtgtgtgcgtgtgggtgtatgtgtgtgtgtgtgtgtgtgtgcgtgcgtgcccgCGTGTGTGCCTGAAagcgagtgtgcgtgcgtgcgtgcgtgtgtgtgtgcgtgtgcgtgcatgcgtacgctctctctctctctctctctctctctctctctctctctctctctctctctctctctctctctctctttgtttcatTAGGCTGTTTTAGAGTTAGTGAGTAAGCCTATTTGCTTGGGAAAAAGGGGAAAAAGGCAAGCAAgcaagtgtgtgtgcgcgcgcgcgtgtgtgtgggtgtgagtgtgtgtgtgtgtgtgtgtttttgtgaatgtgtgtgtgtgtgtgcgtgcgtgcctccGTGCGTGCCTGTATGCgaccgtgcgtgcgtgcgtgtgtgtgcgtgcatgcgtacgggtgtgattgtgtgtgtgttgtagtctaaaccctaaccctctctctcgctccctctctctctttctctctttctcgctctctctctctctcgctctctctctcgctctctctctctcttcactctctctctctctctctctctctctctctctctctctctctctctctctctctccctggtGGTCTGCCCCTGCCACCTGAGAAGGACGCAAACTTGTTAATTATCTTCTCTGCTGTTGTCTGAAAATGTCACAAACGGGACTGCCACAACGCCTGGAACAGTTCTTGATCAACCTAGTGGACGAAGTTGGGCTATTCTCTTGGAAAATCCAGGGGAAGGTGACAGTAGAAGAGTTGTGTTGAGGTTTGCTGGGCCGCCATCAGACCAAGCCAACAATACAGTTCACTACAGAAAGAAAAGCAGGTCACAAGTGAAGCGTGATGAAATAAGAAGTCAGAATTCCGTGCAAAGCAGCTGAAGCGGAGCAGAACACAGCGTCATCGGTAGAGTCCCCTGTCAACAACAGCCCTGCTGCTTCTACCCTGCACGTGCAGGATGTGAATAACCTTGCCACTGTGAGTACGCCACAACCTTTAACTTCACAACACAGATTTGACAAACACCTTTGACACAGACAGGGGTGACTCAATGTAAGTGGACGACCGTGCTGACCTTGCCCTTGACCCTACAGAAATCGCTGCAAAACATGAAGGCATTGACTTGCAGGACGCTAAGGAGTGCATCAAACGAGTAGTGGGCAACAAAGCGAAAGTTGACTTGATCCGCCGTGAGAGTCGCAACAGGCAAATAAAAAGGATCACTGTTGACAAAGGGTCTGGAGTCAAGAAGTATACAGTTTTGCGATGTGAATCAGACGACTTTGTGTTTGTGGAAGATATTGACCTCAAACATATCACACGATGGTTCATCAAGGATTACAACTTCGTCTTTAGCCCAGGGATGGACTGCTGGAGCAGAACAGAGATGAGATGGCAATTGCACAGAGGAAGTTTTTCGTCGTGGCTCCAACCGTGTGGCATTACATGAACTGTTT
This region of Littorina saxatilis isolate snail1 linkage group LG8, US_GU_Lsax_2.0, whole genome shotgun sequence genomic DNA includes:
- the LOC138972691 gene encoding uncharacterized protein isoform X2 — protein: MGTLLFTLLLTALVSESSCVQWSSSALKEDAAVYTCDNSDLTLSWDVSKTTGETIVDVQWFYEGRSQEMIAILSHGHLNVMPSFSGRVELTANAGIVIHHVTTGEKGNYSVEVNAQDKNGGYVTLRRKASVLVGDGLMTTDGHLHASQMAVAVFSNFTQQWHVALACGTFTYHDTPPFTVEWTTPSGQSVSSSQYKEGQFLLLLDNPVSGGSYSCHVPHSSASVACLLGDSTDVSSTIVVDDVKSRLTLLETENQQLKGSVMELKAENGQLKGHLVDVSNEVTGLKAKDKQLEDHLGKQGNQTNDRINNVANQTNDRINNVANQTNDHINYVTNQTTARIDSVSSLLSQHLHDEKTKQVSFHATNLKDTAPSDDDVLIPTTVHNNQGNGYNPATGKFTAPYNGTYCFMSSLCGYGSGHYIAVYLMVDGKEELYVYTIFGSSGDYDAASLQAVASVRAGQSVWLQSYGDSNHFHSELNSNSFSGFLVSYDL
- the LOC138972691 gene encoding uncharacterized protein isoform X1 — encoded protein: MGTLLFTLLLTALVSESSCVQWSSSALKEDAAVYTCDNSDLTLSWDVSKTTGETIVDVQWFYEGRSQEMIAILSHGHLNVMPSFSGRVELTANAGIVIHHVTTGEKGNYSVEVNAQDKNGGYVTLRRKASVLVGDGLMTTDGHLHASQMAVAVFSNFTQQWHVALACGTFTYHDTPPFTVEWTTPSGQSVSSSQYKEGQFLLLLDNPVSGGSYSCHVPHSSASVACLLGDSTDVSSTIVVDDVKSRLTLLETENQQLKGSVMELKAENGQLKGHLVDVSNEVTGLKAKDKQLEDHLGKQGNQTNDRINNVANQTNDRINNVANQTNDHINYVTNQTTARIDSVSSLLSQHLHDERTKRVSFLATNLKDTTPSVGDVLIPTTVHSNQGNGYNPATGKFTAPYNGTYCFMSSLWGQGSGHYIAVSLMVDGKRELYVYTQFGSAGDFDAASLQAVLSVRAGQSVWLEADNVSNQFYSYSLANSFSGFLVSYDL
- the LOC138972691 gene encoding uncharacterized protein isoform X3 translates to MGTLLFTLLLTALVSESSCVQWSSSALKEDAAVYTCDNSDLTLSWDVSKTTGETIVDVQWFYEGRSQEMIAILSHGHLNVMPSFSGRVELTANAGIVIHHVTTGEKGNYSVEVNAQDKNGGYVTLRRKASVLVGDGLMTTDGHLHASQMAVAVFSNFTQQWHVALACGTFTYHDTPPFTVEWTTPSGQSVSSSQYKEGQFLLLLDNPVSGGSYSCHVPHSSASVACLLGDSTDVSSTIVVDDVKSRLTLLETENQQLKGSVMELKAENGQLKGHLVDVSNEVTGLKAKDKQLEDHLGKQGNQTNDRINNVANQTNDRINNVANQTNDHINYVTNQTTARIDSVSSLLSQHLHDERTKRVSFHAIHLKDTTPSSGDVLIPTTVHNNQGNGYNSATGKFTAPYNGTYCFMSSLFGYGSGHHIEVSLMVDGKQDLVLYTDFGSAGDYDAASLQGVVSVRAGQSVWLEADGGHNQFSTGSHANSFSGFLVSYHL